From a single Pseudomonadota bacterium genomic region:
- a CDS encoding AsmA-like C-terminal domain-containing protein, whose translation MIRRTGVVAAEILAGVMIVAALVLWRLSAGPINLGFLTPFIEAALTAPDGSLTTKVGGTELVWASWERSVDLRVRDVRALAADGKTVAAVPALAIRLSLSALLHGVVAPTGIDMLGPRLRLVREVDGSLKLGLGDEAGLDSESAAGGLLGSLLAPPGQNSPAGLLNRLKIVDGELAIEDRASGLAWRAPSLDLDAARDEEGISAWIRGELDIGGQLVPVQGGGRYRRATGEAEASATFRGMDPAFLAARLPALEPVGRVKLLIDGSASVSFDAGQHLLSARLDLNGGRGRLALPELYGGDLPVEAVNLGLGYESATHTLRLDRLYVDLGGPKLKASGRLVGLEGPGLLEADAALEEMPTNAFKDWWPERVGSNARQWVLANLSGGMLHEAHARIIGQVRDLEPGSFVLRSIAGAMSFDGITVRYLAPLPPVGGVGGSATFSNDRFDIQLNTGVLKGLRLGPSTVAITGLAEPDQQAGIEIVLQGPLKDTLEVLDQKPLGYPSKLGLDISQVQGRVAVRLVFRFPLIKRLTLEQVALAAAANMREVVVPKVVRDWQLSDGVLGLRLDGQGMDVSGDAKLAGTPVSLAWRENFANSARERRRIDLKGRIDDGGRARLGFGTGGYLQGPVAAEVHLAQPSGEPIKVEVALDLAGASVAVPELGWREPSLKEGRASFTLFIDGDRVTRIEPIRIRAGALETAGKVSFGPGGAIETVTIERVRRGETDLAAVIAQQHEGEYVATLNGPSLDLRPLFEDETRPSSAEKTGPRLQIAIAVDRLMVLPKHAINHASAMLTSDGKVWRTISANGVAGATGSFKLALSGQDRGQTFQLTAPDAGALLAGLGVLDNLAGGSFSLEGSCDIDAPGLPFQGTLDIRNVTANRAPVLARIASLASLTGLLEALSGQGIGFSRVGGTLSQDARTVSLADFGAYGPALGLSGKGQIERASDKVHFEGTLVPAYGLGQILGAIPLIGRIITGVKSEGFLAVDFVVNGSLQEPDVTVKPLTAIAPGFLRDLVRLFGSAEGIANDLRDGAERGGTTR comes from the coding sequence GTGATCCGGCGCACGGGCGTAGTCGCGGCCGAAATCCTGGCCGGCGTCATGATCGTTGCCGCGCTCGTCCTGTGGCGGCTCTCGGCCGGGCCGATCAATCTCGGATTTCTGACGCCTTTCATCGAAGCGGCGCTGACCGCTCCGGACGGCTCGCTCACCACCAAGGTCGGCGGCACCGAGCTGGTCTGGGCGAGCTGGGAGCGCTCCGTCGATCTTCGCGTCCGCGACGTGCGCGCGCTCGCCGCCGACGGCAAGACCGTGGCGGCGGTGCCGGCGCTCGCCATCCGCTTGAGCCTGAGCGCGCTCCTGCACGGGGTCGTGGCTCCAACCGGCATCGACATGCTGGGACCGCGCCTGAGGCTGGTGCGGGAGGTAGACGGCTCCTTGAAGCTGGGCCTTGGCGATGAGGCTGGCCTGGACTCCGAAAGCGCCGCCGGCGGCCTTCTCGGCAGTCTCCTGGCCCCGCCGGGACAGAACTCCCCCGCCGGATTGCTGAACCGCCTCAAGATCGTCGATGGCGAGCTCGCGATCGAGGACCGCGCCAGCGGCCTCGCCTGGCGGGCGCCCAGCCTCGATCTGGATGCCGCCCGCGACGAGGAGGGCATCTCAGCCTGGATCAGGGGCGAGCTCGACATCGGCGGGCAGCTGGTGCCGGTGCAGGGCGGCGGGCGCTATCGCCGCGCCACCGGCGAGGCCGAGGCGAGCGCCACCTTCCGCGGCATGGATCCAGCCTTCCTCGCGGCACGTCTTCCTGCGCTCGAGCCCGTGGGCCGGGTCAAGCTGCTCATCGACGGGTCGGCCAGCGTCAGCTTCGATGCCGGCCAGCATCTCCTCTCCGCGCGTCTCGACCTCAATGGCGGGCGCGGCCGCTTGGCGTTGCCGGAACTCTACGGCGGCGACCTGCCGGTCGAGGCTGTGAACCTCGGTCTCGGCTACGAGAGCGCCACGCACACGCTTCGGTTGGATCGGCTTTATGTCGACTTGGGCGGGCCCAAGCTCAAGGCAAGCGGCCGCTTGGTCGGGCTGGAAGGGCCGGGTCTCCTCGAGGCCGACGCCGCGCTCGAGGAGATGCCGACGAACGCCTTCAAGGATTGGTGGCCGGAGCGCGTCGGCAGCAATGCGCGCCAATGGGTGCTCGCCAACCTCTCGGGCGGCATGCTGCACGAGGCGCATGCCAGGATCATCGGCCAGGTCAGGGACCTCGAGCCGGGTTCGTTCGTGCTGAGATCGATCGCCGGGGCGATGAGCTTCGATGGCATCACGGTTCGCTATCTCGCACCCTTGCCGCCGGTCGGCGGCGTCGGCGGCAGCGCCACCTTCTCCAACGACCGCTTCGACATCCAGCTCAATACCGGCGTGCTCAAGGGTTTGCGGCTCGGTCCCTCGACGGTGGCGATCACCGGTCTTGCCGAGCCCGATCAGCAGGCGGGGATCGAGATCGTGCTCCAGGGGCCGCTCAAGGACACCCTCGAGGTGCTGGATCAGAAGCCCCTGGGCTACCCGAGCAAGCTCGGCCTGGACATCTCGCAGGTGCAAGGCCGGGTCGCGGTCAGGCTGGTCTTCCGCTTTCCATTGATCAAGCGGCTGACCTTGGAACAGGTGGCGCTGGCGGCCGCCGCCAATATGCGCGAGGTCGTCGTCCCCAAGGTGGTGCGCGACTGGCAGTTGAGCGACGGCGTCTTGGGTCTGCGCCTGGATGGCCAGGGCATGGATGTGAGCGGTGATGCGAAGCTCGCCGGCACCCCGGTCAGCCTCGCCTGGCGGGAGAACTTCGCGAATTCCGCCAGGGAGCGGCGGCGCATCGACCTCAAAGGGCGCATTGACGATGGCGGGCGCGCCCGGCTCGGGTTCGGCACGGGAGGTTATCTGCAGGGCCCGGTCGCCGCCGAAGTGCACCTGGCCCAGCCTTCGGGCGAGCCGATCAAAGTGGAGGTGGCCCTCGATCTCGCCGGCGCGTCCGTCGCCGTCCCGGAGCTGGGCTGGCGCGAGCCGAGCCTGAAGGAGGGGCGCGCATCCTTCACCCTCTTCATCGACGGCGATCGCGTGACGCGGATCGAGCCCATTCGCATCCGCGCCGGCGCTCTGGAGACGGCCGGCAAAGTCTCCTTTGGTCCCGGCGGCGCCATCGAGACCGTCACCATCGAGCGCGTGCGGCGCGGCGAGACGGATCTTGCCGCCGTGATCGCCCAGCAGCACGAGGGTGAATACGTCGCCACGCTCAACGGCCCGAGCCTCGATCTCCGGCCCTTGTTCGAGGACGAGACCAGGCCGAGCAGCGCCGAGAAGACGGGGCCGCGCCTGCAGATCGCCATCGCGGTCGACCGCCTCATGGTGTTGCCGAAGCACGCGATCAATCATGCGAGCGCCATGCTGACTTCCGATGGCAAGGTCTGGCGCACGATCAGCGCCAACGGTGTCGCCGGGGCTACCGGCAGCTTCAAGCTGGCGCTTTCCGGCCAGGACCGCGGCCAGACCTTCCAGCTCACCGCGCCCGATGCCGGCGCGCTGTTGGCCGGATTGGGCGTGCTCGACAATCTTGCCGGCGGCAGCTTCAGCCTCGAGGGGAGCTGCGACATCGATGCCCCCGGGCTGCCGTTTCAAGGGACTCTCGACATCCGCAACGTCACCGCCAATCGCGCGCCGGTCCTGGCGCGCATCGCCTCTCTCGCCTCCTTGACCGGCCTCCTCGAGGCCTTGTCCGGGCAAGGGATCGGCTTCTCGCGCGTGGGTGGCACCTTGAGCCAGGATGCTCGCACGGTCTCGCTCGCCGATTTCGGCGCCTACGGCCCGGCGCTCGGCCTTTCCGGCAAAGGCCAGATCGAGCGCGCGAGCGATAAGGTGCATTTCGAAGGCACCCTCGTTCCCGCCTATGGCCTGGGCCAGATCCTGGGCGCCATTCCGCTCATCGGCAGGATCATCACCGGCGTGAAGAGCGAGGGATTCCTCGCCGTCGATTTCGTCGTCAACGGGTCGCTGCAGGAGCCGGACGTGACGGTAAAACCGCTGACCGCGATCGCGCCTGGATTCCT
- a CDS encoding bifunctional [glutamine synthetase] adenylyltransferase/[glutamine synthetase]-adenylyl-L-tyrosine phosphorylase, with product MSTLLRVSPREEFPEPADPQAAAVGLERWRERALESDGEARQATRWVEDLIASASGRRMLAAVFGNSPFLTECLLAEPPFLQRLLEDGPQATLARLLGEIEQGTPGLDTPDLMARLRIARRRTALTIALADLAGAWPVEEVTQGLSLFADRVLEVTVDHVLRQAHAAGRLQLADPLRPSAGSGFFVLAMGKLGAHELNYSSDIDLIVLYDSALPAYGEIDDLQARFVRATRELVRILEERTAEGYVFRTDLRLRPDPSATPVALSVDAAEVYYESLGQNWERAAMIKARVAAGDKPAGERFLKHLRPFIWRRSLDFAAIQDIHSIKRQIYAHRGGRDISLNGHNLKLGRGGIREIEFFAQTQQLIWGGRDPRLRATATCATLEALVEADRVEAKAAAELIEAYRYLRKVEHRLQMIGDAQTQTLPEDDAGMRQLAVFLGYPDAASFGQALLKNLRTVERHYAHLFEEAPSLSTPGNLVFTGADDDPGTVETLRSLGYRDTSMVCQTVRGWHHGRHRATRSERARQLLTELMPALIGALAKTADPDAAFLRFDEFLSRLPAGVALFSLFHSNPGLLGLIAEIMGAAPRLAEALSRQPARLDAVLSEQLEALQPAAPQLRADLESMLTQARDYEDMLDLSRRWLEDRKFRLGVQVLRGLIDAEAAGPELADLAETVVSVLMPLVAGAFAETHGRVPGADMAVLALGKLGGREMTIASDLDLIFVYDAAVDVESDGPKPLLAGQYFGRLSQRLLAGLSALTAEGRMYEVDMRLRPSGSKGPIASNLEGFVRYHDESAWSWEHLALTRARPIAGPEGLRQAATAVIKDVLTRRRDPDKLIIDVADMRQRMAKEQARPTGTISDWEIKHRSGGLVDVEFIAQYLQLRHAHDHPEVLATNTTVALEKLAEAGLIAKRTAAELIRATGFWRRLQGLLRLTVSGEPEDRTIPDGVKEALALAGGAADFDRLKREMSDVARRVGRHYQRLIEAPAAKLAEKRKSKGATA from the coding sequence ATGTCCACTTTACTCCGAGTCTCCCCACGAGAGGAATTCCCCGAGCCGGCCGATCCGCAGGCCGCCGCCGTCGGCTTGGAGCGCTGGCGCGAGCGCGCGCTCGAATCGGATGGCGAAGCGCGGCAGGCGACGCGCTGGGTCGAGGATCTGATCGCCAGCGCCTCCGGGCGGCGCATGCTGGCGGCGGTCTTCGGCAACAGCCCGTTCCTGACCGAATGCTTGCTGGCCGAACCGCCTTTCCTGCAAAGGCTGCTCGAGGACGGCCCGCAAGCGACCTTGGCGCGGCTCTTGGGCGAGATCGAGCAAGGCACCCCCGGGCTCGACACGCCCGACCTCATGGCAAGGCTCAGGATCGCCCGCCGCCGCACCGCCTTGACCATCGCGCTCGCCGATCTCGCCGGCGCCTGGCCGGTCGAAGAGGTGACCCAGGGATTGAGCCTGTTCGCCGACCGCGTGCTCGAGGTCACGGTCGATCACGTTCTAAGGCAGGCGCATGCCGCCGGGCGGCTGCAGCTGGCCGATCCCCTCAGGCCGAGCGCGGGATCGGGCTTCTTCGTGCTCGCCATGGGCAAGCTCGGCGCCCACGAGCTCAACTACTCGAGCGACATCGATTTGATCGTCCTCTACGACAGCGCGCTTCCCGCCTATGGCGAGATCGACGATCTGCAGGCGCGCTTCGTGCGCGCGACCCGCGAGCTCGTCCGCATCCTCGAGGAGCGTACCGCCGAAGGCTATGTCTTTCGCACCGACCTCAGGCTTCGCCCCGACCCGTCGGCGACGCCGGTCGCCCTCTCGGTCGACGCGGCCGAGGTCTACTACGAGAGCCTCGGCCAGAACTGGGAGCGTGCCGCCATGATCAAGGCCCGGGTCGCCGCCGGCGACAAGCCGGCAGGCGAGCGCTTCCTCAAGCATCTCCGCCCATTCATCTGGCGGCGCAGCCTCGACTTCGCCGCGATCCAGGACATCCACTCGATCAAGCGGCAGATCTATGCGCACCGCGGCGGCCGCGACATCAGCCTCAATGGCCACAATTTGAAGCTCGGCCGCGGCGGCATCCGCGAGATCGAGTTCTTCGCCCAGACCCAGCAGCTCATCTGGGGCGGGCGCGACCCAAGGCTGCGAGCGACGGCGACCTGCGCCACGCTCGAGGCCCTGGTCGAGGCCGACCGGGTGGAGGCGAAAGCCGCCGCCGAGCTCATCGAAGCCTATCGCTACCTGCGCAAGGTCGAGCACCGCCTGCAGATGATCGGCGATGCCCAGACCCAGACCTTGCCCGAAGACGATGCAGGGATGCGCCAGCTCGCGGTCTTTCTGGGGTATCCCGATGCCGCCTCGTTCGGCCAGGCGCTGCTCAAGAACCTGCGAACCGTCGAACGCCACTACGCGCATTTGTTCGAGGAGGCGCCCAGCCTCAGCACGCCGGGCAATCTGGTCTTCACCGGCGCCGACGATGATCCCGGCACGGTCGAGACCCTCCGCTCGCTCGGATATCGCGACACCTCCATGGTCTGCCAGACCGTCCGCGGCTGGCACCATGGACGTCATCGCGCCACCAGGAGCGAGCGGGCGCGCCAGCTCCTGACCGAGCTCATGCCGGCGCTCATCGGCGCGCTCGCCAAGACCGCCGATCCCGATGCGGCGTTCCTGCGCTTCGATGAGTTCCTGTCGCGGCTGCCGGCCGGCGTCGCCCTCTTCTCGCTCTTTCATTCCAATCCGGGCCTGCTCGGGCTCATTGCCGAGATCATGGGTGCGGCACCCAGGCTGGCCGAGGCCTTGAGCCGGCAACCGGCGCGCCTCGATGCGGTCTTGAGCGAGCAGTTGGAAGCCCTGCAGCCCGCCGCTCCCCAGCTTCGCGCCGACCTCGAATCGATGCTGACCCAGGCCCGCGACTACGAGGACATGCTGGATCTGTCGCGGCGCTGGCTCGAAGACCGCAAGTTCCGCCTCGGCGTCCAGGTGCTGCGCGGCCTGATCGATGCGGAAGCGGCCGGACCCGAGCTGGCCGATCTCGCCGAGACCGTGGTTTCGGTCTTGATGCCGCTCGTGGCCGGGGCCTTCGCCGAGACCCACGGCCGGGTTCCCGGCGCCGACATGGCCGTGCTCGCCTTGGGCAAGCTCGGCGGCCGGGAGATGACGATCGCCTCCGACCTCGATCTCATCTTCGTCTATGACGCGGCGGTCGACGTCGAATCCGACGGCCCGAAGCCGCTGCTCGCCGGGCAGTATTTCGGCCGGCTCAGCCAGCGCCTGCTGGCCGGGCTCTCGGCCTTGACCGCGGAGGGCCGCATGTACGAGGTCGACATGCGCCTCCGGCCGTCGGGCAGCAAGGGACCGATCGCCTCCAACCTCGAAGGCTTCGTGCGCTACCATGACGAATCCGCCTGGTCCTGGGAGCACTTGGCCTTGACCCGCGCCCGGCCGATCGCCGGACCCGAAGGGCTGCGGCAAGCGGCGACGGCGGTGATCAAGGACGTGCTGACCCGCCGGCGCGATCCCGACAAGCTCATCATCGACGTCGCCGACATGCGCCAGCGCATGGCGAAGGAGCAGGCGCGCCCAACCGGCACCATCTCCGATTGGGAGATCAAGCATCGCAGCGGCGGGCTGGTCGATGTGGAGTTCATCGCCCAGTATCTCCAGCTCCGCCACGCCCATGACCATCCCGAGGTGCTGGCGACCAACACCACGGTGGCGCTTGAGAAGCTGGCGGAGGCGGGCCTGATCGCCAAGCGTACCGCCGCCGAGCTCATCCGCGCGACCGGGTTCTGGCGCCGGTTGCAAGGCCTGTTGCGGCTGACGGTCAGCGGCGAGCCCGAGGATCGGACCATTCCCGACGGCGTGAAAGAGGCCCTGGCGCTGGCCGGCGGCGCCGCCGACTTCGATCGCCTGAAGAGGGAGATGAGCGATGTCGCCCGGCGCGTCGGCCGGCACTATCAGCGGCTGATCGAGGCGCCGGCGGCAAAGCTGGCGGAGAAGCGAAAGAGCAAAGGAGCAACTGCATGA